One window of Akkermansia biwaensis genomic DNA carries:
- a CDS encoding tyrosine-type recombinase/integrase has protein sequence MRKTPKTNKLRYVGAALLEDESVTLIQAARLVLEIKEALGDEICTINRCREVVSLGLNAIKNKHHTVSFGTAAVECLRSKSHRRPRTLTDIRSIIQKLKKSNPELEQTPLRNISVEDCQSILMNTFTTSRQRHKARLILSGIFSFSVKRGWCDENPILRVDTPFLKEQEIPALTLKEVTLLLKTCMDEFNGTCVAGAALMIFAGIRPQEVERLLWENIAIRDGCVILNSKHTKTGGARHVTILPVLAKWLKFCRDRTKPGPLTPICPKGWTIKWRKIRRRAGWGSRKRSWVPDCLRHTYASYHAKHFKDYNLLQMEMGHRSSSLLRTRYLNMKGISVQTANRFWALTPAKVIEEMEAPAEMPQ, from the coding sequence ATGAGAAAAACACCGAAAACGAATAAATTGCGATATGTTGGAGCCGCGCTCCTGGAGGATGAATCCGTTACTCTGATTCAGGCAGCCAGGCTGGTACTGGAAATCAAGGAGGCCCTGGGTGACGAAATTTGCACTATCAACAGATGCCGGGAAGTCGTTTCCCTGGGGCTGAACGCCATCAAGAACAAGCACCATACGGTTAGCTTCGGGACGGCAGCGGTGGAATGCCTGCGTTCCAAAAGCCACCGCAGGCCCCGCACGCTGACGGACATCAGGAGCATCATCCAGAAGCTCAAGAAAAGCAATCCGGAACTGGAACAGACGCCCCTGCGGAACATCAGCGTGGAGGACTGCCAGAGCATCCTGATGAATACCTTCACCACCTCCCGCCAGAGGCACAAGGCAAGACTGATCCTGAGCGGCATCTTTTCCTTCTCCGTCAAACGCGGCTGGTGCGACGAAAACCCGATCTTGAGGGTGGACACGCCGTTCCTGAAGGAGCAGGAAATTCCCGCCCTGACGCTGAAGGAAGTGACACTCCTGCTCAAGACATGCATGGACGAATTCAACGGAACCTGCGTTGCCGGCGCGGCCCTGATGATTTTTGCGGGCATCCGGCCGCAGGAAGTGGAGCGCCTGCTCTGGGAAAACATCGCCATCCGGGACGGCTGCGTGATCCTGAATTCCAAACATACCAAGACGGGCGGCGCGCGCCACGTCACCATTCTGCCCGTGCTGGCCAAATGGCTCAAATTCTGCCGCGACAGGACAAAGCCGGGCCCGCTCACGCCCATCTGCCCGAAGGGATGGACGATCAAATGGCGCAAAATCCGGAGAAGAGCGGGATGGGGCAGCAGAAAAAGATCATGGGTGCCGGACTGCCTGCGGCATACCTACGCCAGCTATCACGCCAAGCATTTCAAGGACTACAACCTGCTGCAAATGGAAATGGGGCACCGCTCCTCCTCCCTGCTCCGCACCCGGTACCTGAACATGAAGGGAATTTCCGTCCAGACGGCCAACCGCTTCTGGGCCCTGACTCCGGCAAAGGTGATCGAGGAAATGGAGGCCCCTGCGGAAATGCCCCAGTAA
- the speA gene encoding biosynthetic arginine decarboxylase, with amino-acid sequence MAAAKEGIKQKVRGWSHHDSADLYGIDDWGNGYFRISKKGEVTVRLNDEDGGKKDISLCDLLEGLNERGTTVPVLFRFRDLLRSRIAELNESFRKAIKEADYQGHYQGVYPIKVNQQRQVVEEIAEYGTKYDYGLEAGSKPELIAAMAHMHNPNAYLICNGYKDDEFIDLALTAQKMGLNIFIVLEMPSELDAIFARAKKMDIRPNLGLRVKLAAKGSGLWHESAGDKSVFGLNAAQVLDVVDKLKQMEALDCLKLLHYHQGSQIPNISVVREGLTEAARIYVDLVREGAPLGTLDMGGGLAVDYDGSKTNFHSSCNYSIAEFARDVVEVVGDMCTKYEVPHPTLVTESGRAVVAYYSVLVFNVLDVTSAPGEEPPPELPENAPELLKAFADTDRTLARKNMQECYNDACYYRDQLRAQFFYGNATLRERGLGEAYYWHILSRISRMLAEMETIPEDLRELSCSMVDFYYGNFSLFQSLPDSWAIRQLFPVMPLHRLNERPTNKAVLADITCDCDGKIDHFIDREDVATALPLHAIKPGEEDYYIGVFLVGAYQETLGDLHNLLGDTNVVGVHLEGGRPVYTHEVEGDTVADVLSYVEYDPKELVNKFRIFAEQAVASGKITPSERRRALEVFRSGLNGYTYYEL; translated from the coding sequence ATGGCAGCAGCTAAAGAAGGCATTAAACAGAAAGTCCGGGGGTGGAGCCATCATGATTCCGCAGATTTGTACGGCATTGACGACTGGGGCAACGGCTATTTCCGGATCAGCAAGAAGGGGGAGGTGACCGTCCGCCTGAATGATGAAGACGGCGGCAAGAAGGACATCAGCCTGTGCGACCTGCTGGAAGGGCTGAACGAGCGCGGCACGACCGTTCCCGTCCTGTTCCGCTTCCGCGACCTGTTGCGCAGCCGCATTGCGGAACTGAACGAAAGTTTCCGCAAGGCGATCAAGGAGGCGGATTACCAGGGCCATTACCAGGGCGTTTACCCCATCAAGGTGAACCAGCAGCGCCAGGTAGTGGAGGAGATCGCGGAATACGGCACCAAGTACGACTATGGGCTGGAGGCCGGCTCCAAGCCGGAACTGATTGCGGCCATGGCGCACATGCACAACCCGAACGCCTACCTGATCTGCAACGGGTACAAGGACGACGAGTTCATCGACCTGGCCCTGACGGCCCAGAAGATGGGGCTGAACATTTTCATCGTGCTGGAGATGCCTTCAGAACTGGATGCCATCTTCGCCCGCGCCAAAAAGATGGACATCCGCCCCAATCTGGGCCTCCGCGTGAAGCTGGCGGCCAAGGGGTCCGGCCTGTGGCATGAATCCGCCGGGGACAAATCCGTCTTCGGCCTGAACGCGGCCCAGGTGCTGGACGTGGTGGACAAGCTCAAGCAGATGGAGGCCCTGGATTGCCTGAAGCTGCTCCATTACCACCAGGGTTCCCAGATTCCGAATATTTCCGTGGTGCGCGAGGGATTGACGGAAGCCGCCCGCATTTACGTGGACCTGGTCAGGGAAGGGGCTCCGCTGGGCACGCTGGACATGGGCGGCGGCCTGGCCGTGGATTACGACGGCTCCAAGACCAACTTCCATTCCTCCTGCAACTATTCCATTGCGGAGTTTGCCCGCGACGTGGTGGAAGTGGTGGGGGACATGTGCACCAAATACGAGGTTCCGCACCCCACGCTGGTGACGGAATCCGGCCGCGCGGTGGTGGCCTATTATTCCGTGTTGGTGTTCAACGTGCTGGACGTAACCAGCGCCCCGGGGGAGGAACCGCCCCCGGAACTGCCGGAAAACGCGCCCGAACTGCTCAAGGCCTTTGCGGACACGGACAGGACCCTGGCCCGGAAAAACATGCAGGAATGCTACAATGACGCCTGTTATTACCGGGACCAGCTCCGGGCCCAGTTCTTTTACGGAAACGCCACCCTGCGGGAACGCGGGCTGGGAGAGGCGTATTACTGGCACATCCTCAGCCGCATTTCCCGGATGCTGGCGGAGATGGAAACCATTCCGGAAGACCTCCGGGAGCTTTCCTGCTCCATGGTGGATTTCTATTACGGCAATTTTTCCCTGTTCCAGTCCCTGCCGGATTCCTGGGCCATCCGCCAGCTTTTCCCGGTCATGCCTCTTCACCGCCTGAACGAGCGGCCCACGAACAAGGCCGTGCTGGCGGACATCACGTGCGACTGCGACGGGAAGATCGACCATTTCATTGACCGCGAAGACGTGGCCACGGCCCTTCCCCTGCACGCCATCAAGCCCGGCGAGGAAGACTACTACATCGGCGTGTTCCTGGTGGGAGCCTATCAGGAGACCCTGGGGGACTTGCACAACCTGCTGGGGGACACGAACGTCGTCGGCGTGCACTTGGAAGGCGGCCGCCCCGTGTACACGCATGAGGTGGAGGGAGATACGGTGGCGGACGTGCTTTCCTACGTGGAATACGATCCCAAGGAACTCGTCAACAAGTTCCGCATTTTTGCGGAACAGGCCGTAGCTTCCGGAAAAATCACGCCGTCCGAACGCCGCCGCGCCCTGGAAGTATTCCGTTCCGGGCTGAATGGCTATACCTATTACGAACTGTAG
- a CDS encoding glycoside hydrolase family 2 TIM barrel-domain containing protein, with the protein MKTARAFLFSMMCLAPALPLLGEAPEWENEEVTGINKEAPRASVLPAADKTLSLNGDWKFKFSMTPDKRPADFFKPSYSVSGWDTIKVPSNWQLAGYGTAIYTNVPYPFKANPPKVMGEPPKNWPAYKERNSVGSYRRDFNLPASWKGEQVMIRFDGVESAFYVWVNGRKVGYSEDSYTGAEFNLTPYVKPGRNTIAVEVYRWSDGSYLEDQDFLRLSGIFRDVTLFAQPQVHVRDLFLKAGLDKKNYTTGALDGTFTIRNSGKKDIPAGMKLEYSIDGVSTNLNWEGKSGSGSVKTDNKGRLDSGTLTVPAIPAGGEVQVSLKKEYPGVKPWTAETPNLYRVTYSLNGKDSRSVNIGFRTVEIADDGAVLVNGKAVKFKGVNRHESHPDYGRAIPREVMEKDVQIIKAHNINTVRCSHYPNHPYFYDLCDRYGLYVMDEANCEAHGIRNSGMDISRKPSWKKAHVERNMSMVHRSKNHPSIVFWSLGNESGNGPNFVAASEAIRAYDDTRPLHYCEFPHGHKAVDMDSAMYPPVDRVENWGKQKTSRPFFVCEYAHSMGNALGNFKEYMEAFESSPRMVGGAIWDFVDQSLRANPAGNGIYKPAPFKGVTQAYGGMFGDRPNQANFCDNGIILGNRNTTAKTKEVKKVYQYMAFVRKDGSLTVLNKYFHKPLKGYALYLVSLAPGGNHAVERMALPEIAPGKSVTVKLPSAAMQTGSLMVLADARFKLPEDVKELSAKQLEHVADECEAYEWFPATVEKEASVKAPAVLPAVSVRQGDPVVVQGKGFSASFKDGMLSALRYGSQDLILPGCPVALQAYRSPVDNDAWIRGKVEGKMKMQNMKAEYSDVKAAVISPGVARITAQFRTKGSDLSFSGEVAWTVFGNGIINASVRMYPSAKGEELLRLGVTFGIPAAYDQVEYLGLGPWDNYRDRRTSCWKDVFRTSVDDMFFAYSRPQDMGNRMETDWVALSKPKAAPALWVGSASPRAPLEVSVLRYTPKELNNAKSLDRLPEKDKVIVNLDAFQMGLGGSSCGPRPLAKYQTLSEATPLGFVLAPTSALLNLARAGLGVPHSPVIERDGDGMVSLVSSTPGAEMKYSVNKGPEKTYRKPFKLPEGEVRAWAAAGKSGKVPPTSPGERKFPLVKGQGEWKILSASSEEPDTGFAHFAIDGNPDTYWHTSYTNGLPGFPHSIAVDMGTRMKFTGFIYTPRMDKDKGLISQYTFSVSDDGQNWKEVKKGQFTYHYIRKDPAVQRIDFGKPVEARYFKLDARSPVKGGEQSATVAELNIITQ; encoded by the coding sequence ATGAAGACGGCACGAGCATTCCTGTTTTCCATGATGTGCCTGGCCCCGGCCCTTCCCCTGCTGGGGGAGGCCCCGGAGTGGGAAAATGAAGAGGTGACGGGAATCAACAAGGAGGCTCCCCGTGCCTCCGTTCTCCCGGCGGCAGACAAAACGCTGAGCCTGAACGGCGACTGGAAGTTCAAGTTTTCCATGACGCCGGACAAAAGGCCCGCCGATTTCTTCAAGCCTTCCTATTCCGTTTCCGGATGGGATACGATCAAGGTGCCTTCCAATTGGCAGCTTGCGGGCTATGGAACGGCCATTTACACGAACGTTCCGTATCCTTTCAAGGCGAATCCGCCCAAAGTGATGGGGGAACCGCCCAAGAACTGGCCGGCATACAAGGAGCGCAATTCCGTAGGCTCCTACCGCCGGGATTTCAACCTTCCCGCCTCCTGGAAGGGAGAGCAGGTGATGATTCGGTTTGACGGAGTGGAGTCTGCCTTTTACGTGTGGGTGAATGGCCGCAAAGTCGGCTATTCCGAGGATTCCTATACCGGTGCCGAGTTCAACCTTACTCCCTACGTGAAGCCGGGCAGGAACACGATTGCCGTGGAGGTGTACCGCTGGAGCGACGGCTCCTATCTGGAGGACCAGGATTTTCTGCGCCTTTCCGGCATCTTCCGGGACGTGACCCTGTTCGCCCAGCCGCAGGTGCACGTGCGCGACCTGTTCTTGAAAGCCGGGCTGGACAAGAAGAATTACACCACGGGCGCCTTGGACGGAACCTTCACCATCCGCAATTCCGGGAAAAAGGACATTCCCGCCGGGATGAAGCTGGAATATTCCATCGACGGGGTTTCCACCAATCTGAACTGGGAAGGCAAAAGCGGTTCCGGCAGCGTGAAGACGGACAACAAGGGCAGGCTGGATTCCGGTACGCTCACGGTGCCTGCCATTCCCGCCGGAGGGGAAGTGCAGGTTTCCCTGAAAAAGGAATATCCCGGCGTGAAGCCGTGGACGGCGGAAACGCCCAACCTGTACAGGGTGACCTATTCCCTGAACGGCAAGGATTCCCGTTCCGTCAACATCGGATTCCGCACCGTGGAAATCGCTGACGACGGAGCCGTGCTGGTCAACGGCAAGGCCGTCAAGTTCAAGGGGGTCAACCGCCATGAATCCCATCCGGACTATGGCCGCGCCATTCCGCGGGAGGTGATGGAGAAGGACGTACAGATCATCAAGGCGCACAACATCAACACCGTGCGCTGTTCCCACTATCCCAACCACCCCTATTTCTACGACCTGTGCGACCGCTACGGCCTGTACGTGATGGATGAAGCCAACTGCGAGGCCCACGGAATCCGCAACAGCGGCATGGACATTTCCAGAAAACCCTCCTGGAAGAAGGCGCACGTGGAGCGCAACATGAGCATGGTTCACCGCTCCAAGAACCATCCCTCCATCGTCTTCTGGTCCCTGGGCAACGAGTCCGGCAACGGCCCCAACTTCGTGGCGGCCTCGGAAGCCATCAGGGCCTATGACGATACGCGCCCCCTCCATTACTGCGAATTCCCGCACGGCCACAAGGCCGTGGATATGGATTCCGCCATGTATCCGCCCGTGGACCGGGTGGAAAACTGGGGGAAGCAGAAGACCTCCCGCCCCTTCTTCGTGTGCGAATACGCCCATTCCATGGGGAATGCCCTGGGCAATTTCAAGGAGTACATGGAAGCCTTTGAGTCCTCCCCGCGCATGGTGGGCGGGGCCATCTGGGATTTTGTGGACCAGTCCCTCCGCGCCAACCCTGCCGGAAACGGGATTTACAAGCCCGCGCCCTTCAAGGGCGTGACGCAGGCTTACGGCGGCATGTTCGGGGACAGGCCCAACCAGGCCAATTTCTGCGACAACGGCATTATCCTGGGCAACCGGAACACCACGGCCAAGACGAAGGAGGTGAAGAAGGTGTACCAGTACATGGCCTTTGTCCGCAAGGACGGCTCGCTGACCGTGCTGAACAAGTATTTCCACAAGCCGTTGAAGGGGTATGCGCTTTACCTGGTGTCCCTCGCGCCCGGCGGCAATCATGCCGTGGAGCGCATGGCGTTGCCGGAAATAGCTCCCGGCAAGTCCGTGACGGTGAAACTGCCTTCCGCCGCCATGCAGACGGGTTCCCTGATGGTTCTGGCGGACGCCCGGTTCAAGCTGCCGGAAGACGTGAAGGAGCTTTCAGCCAAACAACTGGAACATGTGGCGGACGAGTGCGAAGCTTACGAGTGGTTCCCGGCGACCGTGGAGAAGGAGGCCTCCGTGAAGGCTCCGGCGGTTCTTCCCGCCGTCTCCGTGCGCCAGGGCGATCCCGTGGTGGTGCAGGGGAAGGGCTTTTCCGCCTCCTTCAAGGACGGGATGCTTTCCGCCCTCCGGTACGGCAGCCAGGACCTGATTCTGCCCGGCTGTCCGGTGGCGCTCCAGGCGTACCGTTCCCCGGTGGATAACGACGCCTGGATCAGGGGCAAGGTGGAAGGGAAGATGAAGATGCAGAACATGAAGGCGGAGTATTCCGACGTGAAGGCCGCCGTCATTTCCCCCGGCGTGGCCCGCATCACGGCGCAATTCCGGACGAAAGGCTCCGACCTTTCCTTCTCCGGGGAGGTTGCCTGGACGGTGTTCGGCAACGGCATCATCAATGCCTCCGTCAGAATGTATCCCTCCGCCAAAGGGGAAGAGCTTCTGCGGCTGGGCGTCACTTTCGGGATTCCTGCCGCCTATGACCAGGTGGAGTACCTGGGACTGGGGCCGTGGGACAATTACCGGGACCGCCGCACGAGCTGCTGGAAGGACGTCTTCCGCACTTCCGTGGACGACATGTTTTTTGCCTATTCCCGGCCCCAGGACATGGGCAACCGCATGGAGACGGACTGGGTGGCCCTGTCCAAACCCAAGGCGGCTCCCGCGCTATGGGTGGGTTCCGCCTCTCCCAGGGCTCCGCTGGAGGTGTCCGTCCTGCGCTATACGCCTAAGGAGCTCAACAACGCCAAAAGCCTGGACAGGCTGCCGGAGAAGGACAAGGTGATCGTGAATCTGGACGCCTTCCAGATGGGGCTGGGCGGTTCCTCCTGCGGGCCGCGCCCCCTGGCAAAGTACCAGACGCTGAGCGAGGCCACCCCCCTGGGTTTTGTGCTGGCCCCCACATCCGCCCTGCTGAACCTGGCGCGCGCGGGCCTGGGCGTGCCCCATTCCCCCGTGATTGAACGGGACGGGGACGGCATGGTCAGCCTGGTTTCCTCCACGCCCGGAGCGGAGATGAAGTATTCCGTCAACAAGGGGCCGGAGAAAACGTACCGGAAGCCCTTCAAGCTTCCCGAAGGGGAAGTCAGGGCCTGGGCCGCCGCCGGGAAGTCCGGCAAGGTGCCTCCCACGTCTCCCGGCGAGCGGAAATTTCCCCTCGTCAAGGGGCAGGGCGAATGGAAGATTCTGAGTGCTTCCTCGGAAGAACCGGATACCGGGTTTGCCCACTTCGCCATTGACGGGAATCCGGATACCTACTGGCACACGTCGTACACGAACGGCCTCCCGGGCTTCCCCCATTCCATTGCCGTGGACATGGGAACCAGGATGAAATTCA
- the nspC gene encoding carboxynorspermidine decarboxylase, whose protein sequence is MSAFIVSQPALERNARILREVADAAGCRVVLALKGFSTWPCFEDLRPLLDGCCASGLWEALLARRRFGKHVLTYSPAYAPEEIAELAEISDHLDFNSLTQWNRFRKEVTAHPRFLSGELKCGLRINPKFSTGHTPLYDPCAPGSRLGVTPELMRGADLSGISGLHFHTLCEQSAEDLADTLEAVEQYFGSILSRPEITWLNMGGGHWITKPGYNRELLANLVRGIRSRYGVDVWLEPGEAVAIHSGVLRCRVLDVFSSEGVEHAILDVSASAHMPDTLEMPYRPDVFQILKDPSLRSGQQPAVVMEGESYAVAGEPGEGPFAYRLGAPTCLAGDRLGDYSFAESLSPGDELVFDDMAHYTMVKTTFFNGVRHPDIAVQKHDGSVETVRRFSYEDFEARLG, encoded by the coding sequence ATGTCCGCCTTTATCGTCAGCCAGCCAGCATTGGAACGCAACGCCCGCATCCTCAGGGAGGTAGCGGATGCCGCGGGGTGCCGGGTCGTGCTGGCTCTGAAGGGGTTTTCCACCTGGCCCTGTTTTGAGGACCTGCGCCCCCTGCTGGACGGCTGCTGCGCGTCCGGACTGTGGGAGGCCCTTCTGGCCCGGCGCAGGTTCGGCAAGCATGTGCTGACCTATTCTCCCGCGTACGCCCCGGAGGAGATTGCGGAACTGGCGGAGATTTCCGACCACCTTGATTTCAACAGCCTGACCCAGTGGAACCGCTTCCGGAAGGAGGTGACGGCGCATCCCCGCTTCCTGTCCGGGGAACTGAAGTGCGGCCTGCGCATCAATCCCAAATTTTCCACGGGCCATACGCCCCTTTACGATCCCTGCGCGCCCGGCTCCCGTCTGGGTGTGACGCCGGAGCTGATGCGGGGCGCGGACCTGTCCGGAATTTCCGGGCTTCACTTCCATACCCTGTGCGAGCAGAGCGCGGAGGACCTGGCGGATACGTTGGAAGCCGTGGAACAGTACTTCGGCTCCATCCTGTCCCGGCCGGAGATCACCTGGCTGAACATGGGCGGCGGCCACTGGATCACCAAGCCCGGCTACAACCGGGAACTGCTGGCGAACCTGGTGCGCGGCATCCGCTCCCGCTACGGCGTGGACGTATGGCTGGAGCCGGGGGAGGCGGTCGCCATCCATTCCGGCGTGCTGCGCTGCCGGGTGCTGGACGTTTTTTCCTCCGAGGGGGTGGAACACGCCATTCTGGACGTTTCCGCGTCCGCCCACATGCCGGACACGCTGGAAATGCCCTACAGGCCGGATGTGTTTCAGATTTTGAAAGACCCCTCCCTGCGGTCCGGACAGCAGCCCGCCGTCGTGATGGAGGGGGAAAGCTATGCCGTGGCCGGGGAGCCGGGTGAAGGGCCCTTCGCCTACCGCCTGGGGGCGCCGACGTGCCTGGCCGGGGACCGCCTGGGGGATTATTCCTTTGCGGAGTCCCTTTCTCCGGGAGACGAGCTTGTGTTTGACGACATGGCCCATTACACGATGGTGAAGACCACCTTTTTCAACGGCGTGCGCCATCCGGACATAGCCGTGCAGAAGCACGACGGCTCCGTGGAGACGGTGCGCCGTTTTTCCTACGAGGATTTTGAAGCCCGCCTGGGCTGA
- a CDS encoding glycoside hydrolase family 2 protein, translating into MADAREVYPLTGSWDYRFDGGPSEKVTVPHTWNASDAADGVKGKRGDAKSVNSDVYRRGPAVYTRTLPVAPKPGKRYFIRGGGASIVSEVSVNGKPAGRHEGAFTAFCYEITPLLKKGANTVSVLVDNTQRDHIAPQRGDFSMFGGLYRPIELIETDGVCIDPLFYASPGVFITTKSLDKSKAEVEVKTLLNSDGKAGDVDVAVEILDMKGRKVAGKTVKAAAGEKKNLEVPVTLAIPNPVLWNGVRNPYLYQVKTSVRTADGQTDEMVQPLGLRTVSVNPKEGFVLNGKPMQIKGVSRHQDMKGKGWALSPEDEERDIRLIADMGADGLRTGHYPASSNVYDLCDKTGLVVWSEVPNVNLVRDTPEFRENNRLQAREMIYQNWNHPSICMWGIFNEIGHQPEASSKGVDMEAELTELNKFVKETDPSRMTVGASNQAGRRKLNNIPDHIAFNTYPGWYGGGPETMKGNLNGYIRDYGGKMGIAVSEYGHGASTGMHENPAKRPSPTGFWHPEEWQSQAHEINYKCIRERPEVWGSFVWNMFDFGSASRFEGESPGINDKGLVTYDRKTPKDAYFFYRANWSPQPTVYITSRRFAERTGKTVPVKVYSNAPMVKLAVNGKAVGSVKPDELKRAVWPEVTLKPGVNTITATASVGGKTYTDSCKWTLKLSGEDGKKGGERYQDPSINKYK; encoded by the coding sequence ATGGCGGATGCGCGTGAAGTGTATCCCCTGACCGGTTCCTGGGATTACCGTTTTGACGGAGGCCCTTCTGAAAAAGTAACCGTGCCGCATACCTGGAATGCGTCGGATGCCGCGGACGGGGTGAAAGGGAAGCGCGGAGACGCCAAGTCCGTCAACAGCGACGTTTACCGGCGCGGCCCCGCCGTTTATACCCGTACTCTTCCGGTGGCTCCCAAGCCGGGCAAGAGGTATTTCATCCGCGGCGGGGGCGCCAGCATCGTTTCCGAGGTTTCCGTCAACGGGAAGCCTGCCGGCAGGCATGAGGGAGCATTCACCGCATTTTGCTATGAAATCACCCCTCTCCTGAAAAAAGGCGCCAATACGGTTTCCGTGCTGGTGGACAATACGCAGCGGGACCACATCGCGCCCCAGCGCGGGGATTTTTCCATGTTCGGCGGACTGTACCGGCCCATTGAACTGATTGAGACGGACGGCGTCTGCATTGACCCCCTCTTTTACGCCTCTCCCGGCGTTTTCATTACCACGAAGTCTCTGGACAAATCCAAAGCGGAAGTGGAGGTGAAGACCCTTCTCAATTCGGACGGGAAGGCGGGGGACGTGGATGTGGCCGTGGAAATTCTGGACATGAAGGGCAGGAAGGTAGCCGGAAAGACGGTGAAGGCCGCCGCCGGGGAAAAGAAGAATCTGGAAGTTCCCGTAACACTGGCGATTCCCAATCCCGTGCTCTGGAACGGTGTCAGGAATCCCTACCTCTACCAGGTGAAGACCTCCGTCAGGACGGCGGACGGCCAGACGGATGAAATGGTGCAGCCGCTGGGGCTGAGGACCGTTTCCGTCAATCCCAAGGAGGGGTTTGTCCTGAACGGAAAACCCATGCAGATCAAGGGAGTCAGCCGCCACCAGGATATGAAGGGGAAGGGCTGGGCGCTCTCCCCGGAGGATGAGGAGCGGGATATCAGGCTGATTGCGGATATGGGGGCGGACGGTTTGAGAACGGGCCACTATCCCGCCTCCAGCAACGTTTACGACCTGTGCGACAAGACGGGGCTGGTCGTCTGGTCCGAGGTGCCCAACGTCAACCTGGTGCGTGATACGCCGGAGTTCCGGGAGAATAACCGCCTCCAGGCCCGGGAGATGATTTACCAGAACTGGAACCATCCATCCATCTGCATGTGGGGCATTTTCAATGAGATAGGCCACCAGCCGGAGGCTTCCTCCAAAGGGGTGGACATGGAGGCCGAATTGACGGAGCTGAACAAGTTCGTGAAAGAGACGGACCCCTCCCGCATGACGGTAGGGGCCAGCAACCAGGCGGGCCGCAGGAAGCTGAACAATATTCCGGACCACATCGCGTTCAATACCTATCCCGGGTGGTACGGGGGCGGCCCTGAAACCATGAAGGGCAACCTGAACGGCTACATCCGCGACTACGGCGGCAAGATGGGCATCGCCGTCAGCGAGTACGGCCATGGCGCCAGCACGGGCATGCATGAGAATCCGGCAAAGAGGCCGTCCCCCACGGGATTCTGGCATCCGGAGGAATGGCAGTCCCAGGCGCATGAGATCAATTACAAGTGCATCAGGGAGAGGCCCGAGGTGTGGGGCTCCTTCGTCTGGAACATGTTTGACTTCGGTTCCGCCTCCCGCTTTGAGGGAGAAAGCCCCGGCATCAACGACAAGGGACTGGTGACCTATGACCGCAAGACGCCCAAGGACGCCTATTTCTTCTACAGGGCCAATTGGAGCCCGCAGCCGACCGTGTACATTACGTCCCGCAGGTTTGCGGAGCGCACGGGAAAGACGGTGCCCGTGAAGGTTTACAGCAATGCCCCCATGGTGAAGCTGGCCGTCAACGGGAAGGCCGTGGGAAGCGTCAAGCCGGATGAATTGAAGCGCGCCGTCTGGCCTGAAGTAACTCTCAAGCCCGGCGTCAACACCATCACGGCCACGGCCTCCGTGGGCGGGAAAACGTATACGGATTCCTGCAAATGGACCTTGAAGCTTTCCGGAGAGGATGGGAAGAAGGGGGGCGAGCGCTATCAGGACCCGTCCATCAACAAGTATAAGTAA